The Rhododendron vialii isolate Sample 1 chromosome 6a, ASM3025357v1 genome includes a window with the following:
- the LOC131331245 gene encoding probable WRKY transcription factor 7 has protein sequence MAVELMTNSYRDGSFGANTEEIAAKEAAVAGFQSVEKLIRILSHQTNNHHQQKTATDPDIDYRAVADVAVNKFKKFISLLDRSRTGHARFRRGPMTVTPQKAVELDKAVRPAEDKPVPRVYCPVPVQRLPPLPQNIHTYKNGSVVERKESTGTTTINFAAATPAMSSANSFKSSLTGDTDSFQPSMSSAFQLTNMSGVSSAGRPPLSSSLKRKCSSVDDLANKCGGSSGRCHCSKKRKSRLKRVVRVPAVSMKMADIPPDDYTWRKYGQKPIKGSPHPRGYYKCSSVRGCPARKHVERALDDPAMLIVTYEGDHNHTLSVTQATAALVLESS, from the exons ATGGCCGTCGAGCTAATGACTAATAGCTACAGAGACGGCAGCTTCGGGGCCAACACGGAAGAGATTGCGGCCAAGGAGGCCGCCGTCGCCGGCTTCCAAAGCGTCGAGAAACTCATACGAATCCTCTCCCACCAaaccaacaaccaccaccagCAGAAAACCGCAACAGATCCCGACATCGATTACAGGGCCGTCGCCGACGTCGCCGTCAACAAGTTTAAGAAATTCATCTCCCTCCTCGACCGGTCGCGGACCGGCCACGCCCGGTTCCGACGCGGCCCCATGACTGTGACTCCGCAGAAAGCCGTCGAATTAGACAAAGCCGTTCGACCGGCGGAGGATAAACCGGTTCCTAGGGTTTACTGTCCGGTTCCAGTTCAGCGCTTGCCACCGCTTCCTCAGAACATCCATACTTATAAGAACGGGTCTGTTGTTGAGAGGAAGGAGTCAACGGGGACGACGACTATCAATTTCGCGGCGGCGACACCGGCGATGTCGTCGGCGAATTCGTTCAAGTCGTCGCTGACGGGGGACACGGACAGCTTCCAGCCGTCGATGTCGTCGGCGTTCCAGCTGACGAATATGTCGGGGGTGTCGTCGGCGGGGAGGCCGCCGCTGTCGTCGTCGTTGAAGAGGAAGTGCAGCTCGGTGGACGATTTGGCGAACAAGTGCGGTGGGTCCTCTGGACGATGCCATTGCTCTAAGAAAAG GAAATCGAGGCTGAAGAGGGTAGTTAGAGTCCCGGCGGTAAGCATGAAGATGGCCGACATACCACCGGACGATTACACCTGGAGAAAATACGGTCAGAAGCCAATCAAAGGCTCTCCACATCCAAG GGGCTACTACAAGTGCAGCAGCGTGAGGGGTTGCCCGGCGCGCAAGCACGTGGAGAGGGCGCTGGACGATCCGGCGATGCTGATCGTCACCTACGAGGGAGATCACAACCACACCCTGTCCGTCACGCAGGCGACCGCGGCCCTCGTCCTCGAATCATCTTAA
- the LOC131331246 gene encoding cysteine proteinase mucunain-like yields MGSPFRSLITTAILFLFSVLLVLSSALDMSIIGSGEHHRRSDDEVASMFESWLVSHGKNYNALGEKEKRFQIFKHNLRFIDEHNAENRSYKLGLNRFADLTNEEYRSKYLGAKAGSGRRLTATKTSDRYVVKDGESLPDAVDWREKGAVVDVKDQGSCGSCWAFSTIAAVEGVNQIVTGDLISLSEQELVECDNMYNEGCDGGLMDYAFEFIINNGGIDSEADYPYNARDGKCDLSRKNAKVVTIDSYEDVPANDEKALQKAVASQPVSVAIEAGGMTFQFYESGVYTGKCGTALDHGVTAVGYGTDDGADYWIVKNSWGSSWGESGYIRMERGTAGLTGKCGIAMEASYPIKTGVNPPNPGPSPPSPIKPPTVCDDNYTCPESTTCCCVYEFGKACFAWGCCPLEGATCCEDHSSCCPHEYPVCNVYSGTCRMSKDNPLGVKAMQRTPAKPQWAYTNDAGKKSSA; encoded by the exons ATGGGTTCTCCATTCAGATCCCTCATCACCACCGccatcctcttcctcttctccgtCCTCCTCGTCCTATCATCGGCGCTGGATATGTCGATCATCGGCTCCGGCGAACACCACCGGAGATCAGACGACGAGGTCGCGTCCATGTTCGAGTCGTGGCTGGTCAGCCACGGCAAGAACTACAACGCCCTGGgagagaaggagaagaggtTCCAGATATTTAAGCACAACCTGAGGTTCATCGACGAGCACAACGCGGAGAACCGGTCGTACAAGCTGGGCCTGAACCGGTTCGCTGACCTGACCAACGAGGAGTACCGGTCCAAGTACTTGGGCGCCAAGGCCGGGTCTGGACGGAGGTTGACGGCGACGAAGACGAGTGACAGGTATGTCGTTAAAGACGGCGAGAGTCTTCCGGATGCCGtcgattggagagagaaaggggccGTCGTTGACGTTAAAGACCAGGGCAGCTGTG GGAGCTGCTGGGCCTTTTCGACGATTGCCGCTGTCGAAGGGGTCAACCAAATAGTGACCGGCGATCTGATCTCGCTATCGGAACAAGAGCTGGTGGAGTGCGACAACATGTACAACGAAGGATGCGATGGCGGTCTCATGGACTACGCCTTTGAATTCATCATCAACAATGGCGGCATCGACTCTGAGGCCGACTACCCTTATAATGCTAGGGATGGTAAATGCGACCTATCCAGG AAAAATGCCAAGGTTGTTACGATTGACAGCTACGAAGATGTCCCTGCAAATGACGAAAAGGCGTTGCAGAAGGCAGTGGCAAGTCAGCCCGTGAGTGTTGCCATTGAAGCCGGTGGCATGACCTTCCAATTCTACGAGTCG GGTGTATATACAGGAAAGTGCGGGACAGCACTAGACCACGGTGTCACAGCCGTCGGATACGGTACAGATGATGGTGCAGACTACTGGATCGTCAAGAACTCATGGGGATCGAGCTGGGGAGAGAGTGGCTACATCAGGATGGAGCGTGGTACTGCTGGTCTCACTGGAAAATGTGGAATTGCAATGGAGGCTTCTTACCCAATCAAGACCGGCGTAAATCCCCCCAACCCAGGCCCATCTCCTCCTTCCCCAATTAAGCCCCCTACTGTTTGCGACGACAACTACACTTGTCCCGAAAGCACCACCTGCTGCTGTGTCTACGAATTCGGCAAGGCCTGCTTTGCTTGGGGTTGCTGCCCGCTTGAAGGGGCCACCTGCTGTGAAGACCATTCTAGTTGCTGCCCCCATGAGTACCCCGTGTGTAACGTTTACTCCGGCACCTGCAGAATG AGCAAGGACAATCCGCTGGGAGTGAAGGCAATGCAGCGCACTCCGGCTAAGCCTCAGTGGGCTTATACGAATGATGCCGGGAAGAAGAGCAGTGCTTAA